In Microbacterium lushaniae, the following are encoded in one genomic region:
- the leuA gene encoding 2-isopropylmalate synthase has protein sequence MKNTQQPSGMPTHKYRPFHEQIRVDLPDRTWPDARITTAPRWCAVDLRDGNQALIDPMTPERKRVMFELLVRLGYKEIEVGFPSASQLDFDFVRQLIEEDLIPDDVTIQVLTQAREHLIARTYESLAGAKRAIVHLYNSTSVVQREVVFRTDKQGIIDIALEGARLCRQYEKTVPEVEIFYEYSPESYTGTELEFAVDICNQVLEVFEPTPERKVIINLPATVEMATPNVYADSIEWMSRHLNHRENVILSLHPHNDRGTAVAAAELGYMAGADRIEGCLFGNGERTGNVDLVALGVNLLTQGVDPQIDFSDIDQIKRTVEYCNQLPVPERSPWAGDLVFTAFSGSHQDAIKKGFEAMEARAQAAGVSVDEIEWAVPYLPVDPKDLGRSYEAVIRVNSQSGKGGVAYLLKSDHALDLPRRLQIEFSGVIQAKTDTDGGEVTSAQIWEVFTDEYLPTSVEDNRWGRFELVGTRTSSDLTGDVELNVRLRDGDEVEEATGHGNGPIAAFLDILHDRGFDISLYDYVEHTLSAGGDAQAAAYVELQVDDQRLWGVGIDGDISTASLKAVVSAVNRAIRARRESPSLAAV, from the coding sequence ATGAAGAACACCCAGCAGCCGTCGGGCATGCCGACGCACAAGTACCGTCCGTTCCACGAGCAGATCCGTGTCGACCTGCCCGATCGCACGTGGCCCGACGCACGCATCACGACCGCGCCGCGCTGGTGCGCCGTCGACCTGCGTGACGGCAACCAGGCCCTCATCGACCCGATGACACCCGAGCGCAAGCGCGTGATGTTCGAGCTGCTCGTGCGCCTGGGCTACAAGGAGATCGAGGTCGGTTTCCCCAGCGCCAGTCAGCTGGACTTCGACTTCGTCCGCCAGCTCATCGAGGAAGACCTCATCCCCGACGACGTCACGATCCAGGTGCTGACCCAGGCGCGCGAGCACCTGATCGCCCGCACGTACGAGTCTCTCGCCGGCGCGAAGCGCGCCATCGTGCACCTGTACAACTCCACGAGCGTCGTCCAGCGCGAGGTCGTGTTCCGCACCGACAAGCAGGGCATCATCGACATCGCGCTCGAGGGAGCGCGCCTGTGCCGCCAGTACGAGAAGACCGTGCCCGAGGTGGAGATCTTCTACGAGTACTCGCCGGAGAGCTACACCGGCACCGAGCTCGAGTTCGCCGTGGACATCTGCAACCAGGTGCTCGAGGTGTTCGAGCCGACCCCCGAGCGCAAGGTCATCATCAACCTGCCCGCCACGGTGGAGATGGCCACGCCCAACGTGTACGCCGACTCCATCGAATGGATGTCGCGGCACCTGAACCACCGCGAGAACGTCATCCTGTCGCTGCATCCGCACAACGACCGCGGCACCGCCGTGGCAGCGGCGGAGCTGGGCTACATGGCCGGCGCCGACCGCATCGAGGGATGCCTGTTCGGCAACGGCGAGCGCACCGGCAACGTCGACCTCGTCGCCCTCGGCGTGAACCTGCTGACGCAGGGCGTGGACCCGCAGATCGACTTCAGCGACATCGACCAGATCAAGCGCACCGTGGAGTACTGCAACCAGCTGCCCGTGCCCGAGCGCAGCCCGTGGGCCGGCGACCTCGTCTTCACCGCGTTCAGCGGGTCGCACCAGGACGCCATCAAGAAGGGCTTCGAGGCGATGGAGGCCCGCGCGCAGGCGGCCGGCGTCAGCGTCGACGAGATCGAGTGGGCGGTGCCGTACCTCCCGGTCGACCCGAAGGACCTCGGCCGTTCGTACGAAGCCGTCATCCGCGTCAACTCGCAATCGGGCAAGGGCGGCGTCGCCTATCTGCTGAAGAGCGATCACGCGCTGGATCTGCCGCGGCGTCTGCAGATCGAGTTCTCCGGTGTCATCCAGGCCAAGACCGACACGGACGGCGGCGAGGTCACGAGCGCCCAGATCTGGGAGGTCTTCACCGACGAGTACCTCCCCACGTCCGTCGAGGACAACCGGTGGGGACGGTTCGAGCTGGTGGGAACGCGCACCTCGAGCGATCTGACCGGTGACGTCGAACTGAACGTGCGTCTGCGCGACGGCGACGAGGTCGAGGAGGCCACCGGCCACGGCAACGGCCCCATCGCGGCGTTCCTCGACATCCTGCACGACCGGGGCTTCGACATCTCGCTGTACGACTACGTCGAGCACACCCTCAGCGCCGGCGGCGACGCGCAGGCGGCGGCGTACGTCGAGCTGCAGGTCGATGACCAGCGGCTGTGGGGCGTCGGCATCGACGGCGACATCTCGACAGCGTCGCTGAAGGCGGTCGTCTCCGCGGTGAACCGCGCCATCCGCGCCCGCCGCGAGTCGCCCTCGCTCGCCGCGGTCTGA
- the era gene encoding GTPase Era, whose product MDHASAPDKRSGFVTFVGRPNVGKSTLTNALVGEKVAITSDKPQTTRRAIRGIVNRPGGQLVIVDTPGIHRPRTLLGQRLNDLVEQVLGDVDVIAFCVPATEKVGPGDRRIADSLSGYARAKKVAIVTKTDAASREQITERLIEVDALREDWHAVIPLSALTHDQLDVLADELLPLMPEGPALYEEGVVTDESLEDRIAEIIREAALEGVRDELPHSIAVTIDDIATRETGSMTDIHASVVVERDSQKSIIIGHKGSRLRDVGARARAQIEPLVGTRVFLKLHVRVAKEWQRDPKQLGRLGF is encoded by the coding sequence ATGGACCACGCCTCCGCACCCGATAAACGATCCGGCTTCGTCACCTTCGTGGGTCGACCCAACGTGGGCAAGTCCACGCTGACGAACGCGCTCGTCGGGGAGAAGGTCGCGATCACCAGCGACAAGCCGCAGACGACGCGCCGCGCCATCCGCGGCATCGTCAACCGCCCCGGTGGGCAATTGGTGATCGTGGACACCCCGGGCATCCACCGCCCGCGCACCCTGCTCGGCCAGCGCCTCAACGACCTCGTGGAGCAGGTGCTGGGCGACGTCGACGTCATCGCCTTCTGCGTGCCCGCGACCGAGAAGGTGGGCCCCGGCGACCGCCGGATCGCGGATTCGCTGTCGGGGTACGCGCGCGCGAAGAAGGTCGCCATCGTGACCAAGACCGACGCCGCCTCGCGCGAGCAGATCACCGAGCGCCTCATCGAGGTCGACGCGCTGCGGGAGGACTGGCATGCGGTGATCCCGCTGTCGGCCCTCACCCACGATCAGCTGGACGTGCTGGCCGACGAGCTGCTCCCGCTGATGCCGGAGGGGCCCGCCCTGTACGAGGAAGGCGTCGTCACCGACGAGTCGCTGGAGGACCGCATCGCCGAGATCATCCGCGAAGCCGCGCTGGAAGGCGTGCGCGACGAGCTCCCGCACTCGATCGCCGTCACGATCGACGACATCGCCACGCGGGAGACCGGATCGATGACCGACATCCACGCGAGCGTGGTCGTCGAGCGCGACAGCCAGAAGTCGATCATCATCGGTCACAAGGGATCCCGGCTGCGGGATGTGGGCGCGCGGGCGCGCGCGCAGATCGAACCGCTCGTCGGCACGCGGGTGTTCCTGAAACTCCACGTGCGCGTGGCCAAGGAATGGCAGCGCGACCCCAAGCAGCTCGGGCGCCTGGGCTTCTAG
- the bsh gene encoding choloylglycine hydrolase, producing the protein MCTATNYTTKDHYFGRNLDLEFSYNEAVTVTPRSFPFEFRKEPALDTHHAIIGMATVVDGYPLYYDATNEKGLSMAGLNFPENADYKPEADGKTNITPFEFIPWILGQFETVAQARTALASLNLVKINFSDAYPLSPLHWIISDRNESITVESVKEGLKVYDNPTGVLANNPTFDIQSFKLNDFMHLSTYPPENRFSEDLPLDTYSRGMGAIGLPGDLSSSSRFVKAVFTKMNSVSGDSESESISQFFHILGSVAQQRGCVHVGDKFEITIYSSCCNTDQGVYYYTTYENSQVTGVDMHKEDLDGTALASYPLIKGQQIHMQN; encoded by the coding sequence ATGTGCACGGCAACCAATTACACGACCAAGGACCACTACTTCGGTCGCAACCTCGACCTCGAGTTCTCCTACAACGAGGCGGTCACCGTCACCCCGCGGAGTTTCCCCTTCGAGTTCCGTAAAGAGCCGGCGCTGGACACGCATCACGCCATCATCGGAATGGCGACGGTGGTGGACGGCTATCCGCTGTATTACGACGCCACGAACGAGAAGGGCCTCAGCATGGCGGGGCTGAACTTCCCGGAGAACGCCGACTACAAGCCTGAAGCCGACGGCAAGACGAACATCACGCCGTTCGAATTCATCCCGTGGATCCTCGGGCAGTTCGAGACGGTGGCGCAAGCGCGCACGGCGCTCGCTTCGCTGAACCTCGTGAAGATCAATTTCAGCGACGCGTACCCCCTTTCGCCGCTGCACTGGATCATCTCCGACCGGAACGAGTCGATTACTGTAGAGAGTGTGAAGGAGGGGCTGAAGGTCTACGACAACCCCACCGGTGTCCTCGCCAACAACCCCACCTTCGACATCCAGAGCTTCAAGCTGAACGACTTCATGCACCTGTCCACGTACCCTCCCGAGAACAGGTTCTCCGAGGACCTGCCGTTGGACACCTACAGCCGCGGAATGGGCGCGATCGGCCTTCCCGGGGACCTGTCGTCCTCCTCCCGCTTCGTCAAGGCGGTGTTCACGAAGATGAACTCGGTCTCGGGAGACTCCGAATCGGAGTCGATCAGCCAGTTCTTCCACATCCTCGGATCCGTCGCCCAGCAGCGGGGATGCGTGCATGTCGGCGACAAGTTCGAGATCACGATCTATTCGTCCTGCTGCAACACCGATCAGGGCGTCTACTACTACACGACCTACGAGAACAGCCAGGTCACCGGCGTCGACATGCACAAGGAAGATCTCGACGGCACGGCGCTGGCCTCCTACCCACTGATAAAGGGCCAACAGATACACATGCAGAATTGA
- a CDS encoding hemolysin family protein codes for MTEALLLVGALLLVAFGGLMVAVEAALGVTSRSDLADLAAEGRSATSLRRIAADPDAHANAVSFIRVLAETSAAVLVTVAFVLLFDNLWWATLAAAVIMTAISFVAVGASPRSVGRQHARGLLRAAAPVIRGLRIILGPLAYALVALGNRVTPGVSHGSSFASEEQLLSIIDEAAENELIEEDDRELIHSVFDFTDRYVREVMVPRTDMVSVDAGASTREALTLFLEKGISRVPLIDDEADDVVGMLYLKDLVQFGFRDEQGWRDAPIRRIARPAVFVPESMRAETLLQQMRRDAVHVCLVIDEYGGVSGLVTLEDLIEELVGDISDEYDARSSEITELEPGKFRVSARLGVDEVGDLFGIEVDDEDVDSIGGLLGKALGRIPQPGATAEYAGLVMTGGASRGRGRGIATVFVERAEEPASEETPTRPRTGEIRVDPRRDTDTSA; via the coding sequence ATGACCGAAGCGCTCCTGCTCGTCGGCGCGCTCCTCCTGGTCGCCTTCGGCGGGCTCATGGTCGCGGTGGAGGCGGCGCTGGGCGTGACGTCGCGCTCCGACCTGGCCGACCTGGCCGCCGAGGGGCGCAGCGCCACCTCCCTGCGCCGGATCGCGGCAGACCCCGACGCGCACGCCAACGCCGTCTCGTTCATCCGCGTCCTGGCCGAGACCAGCGCGGCCGTGCTGGTGACGGTGGCGTTCGTGCTGCTGTTCGACAACCTCTGGTGGGCGACGCTGGCAGCGGCGGTCATCATGACCGCGATCTCCTTCGTCGCGGTCGGGGCCAGCCCGCGCTCGGTGGGCCGCCAGCACGCCCGGGGGCTCCTGCGCGCCGCGGCGCCGGTGATCCGGGGTCTGCGCATCATCCTCGGCCCGCTGGCGTACGCTCTGGTGGCTCTGGGCAACCGTGTCACGCCCGGCGTCTCGCACGGCTCATCCTTCGCCTCAGAGGAGCAGCTGCTCAGCATCATCGACGAAGCCGCCGAGAACGAGCTCATCGAAGAGGATGACCGCGAGCTCATCCATTCGGTCTTCGATTTCACCGACCGCTACGTGCGCGAAGTGATGGTGCCGCGCACCGACATGGTGTCGGTCGACGCCGGGGCGAGCACCCGCGAGGCGCTCACGCTGTTCCTGGAGAAGGGCATCTCGCGCGTCCCGCTGATCGACGACGAGGCCGACGACGTGGTCGGGATGCTGTATTTGAAAGACCTCGTGCAGTTCGGGTTCCGCGACGAGCAGGGGTGGCGGGATGCTCCCATCCGCCGCATCGCCCGCCCTGCGGTGTTCGTGCCCGAGTCGATGCGCGCCGAGACACTCCTGCAGCAGATGCGGCGTGACGCCGTGCACGTGTGCCTGGTGATCGACGAGTACGGCGGCGTGTCGGGGCTCGTGACCCTGGAAGATCTCATCGAGGAGCTCGTGGGCGACATCTCCGACGAGTACGACGCCCGCTCGAGCGAGATCACCGAACTCGAGCCCGGGAAATTCCGCGTCAGCGCGCGGCTGGGCGTGGACGAGGTGGGCGACCTGTTCGGCATCGAGGTGGACGACGAGGACGTCGACTCCATCGGCGGCCTGCTGGGCAAGGCTCTCGGCCGCATCCCGCAGCCGGGGGCCACGGCCGAGTACGCCGGGCTCGTGATGACCGGCGGCGCATCCCGCGGACGCGGGCGCGGGATCGCGACGGTTTTCGTCGAGCGCGCCGAGGAGCCCGCATCCGAGGAGACGCCGACGCGTCCGCGCACCGGGGAGATCCGGGTGGACCCTAGACGGGACACCGACACCTCTGCCTAG
- the ybeY gene encoding rRNA maturation RNase YbeY, producing the protein MTIEINNESGVEVDEKVLLRLMEYNLDELHVSPDADVAIVLVDEGAMEALHVQWMDEPGPTDVLSFPMDELRPGTEDMPTPAGLLGDIVLCPQVAEAQAVAAKHSTQDELILLTTHGLLHLLGFDHAEPAEEREMFALQKDLIVGFQSAERRRRA; encoded by the coding sequence ATGACCATCGAGATCAACAACGAGTCCGGCGTCGAGGTGGACGAGAAGGTGCTGCTGCGCCTCATGGAGTACAACCTCGACGAACTGCACGTCAGCCCCGACGCCGACGTCGCCATCGTCCTGGTCGACGAAGGCGCCATGGAGGCTCTGCACGTGCAGTGGATGGACGAGCCCGGTCCCACCGACGTGCTGAGCTTCCCCATGGACGAGCTGCGCCCCGGCACCGAAGACATGCCCACACCGGCGGGGCTCCTGGGCGACATCGTGCTCTGCCCGCAGGTGGCCGAGGCGCAGGCGGTCGCCGCCAAGCACTCGACCCAGGACGAGCTCATCCTCCTCACCACGCACGGCCTGCTCCACCTCCTGGGGTTCGATCACGCGGAGCCGGCCGAGGAGCGGGAGATGTTCGCGCTGCAGAAGGACCTCATCGTGGGCTTCCAGTCGGCTGAACGCCGCCGTCGCGCATGA
- a CDS encoding PhoH family protein, protein MKRASVPDDSDVAVDHVYADGVAMVQLLGPQDRLLRVVEKEHPDVDVHVRGNEITLTGPREAVARARSLVDELLAMTKAGHGLDPTDVSSSSRILRSSAEAGGGPRPSEVLGEAILSSRGKVIRPKTLGQKAYVDAIDESTIVFGIGPAGTGKTYLAMAKAVQALQRKEVSRIILTRPAVEAGERLGFLPGTLTDKIDPYLRPLYDALNEMIDPEIVPKLMATGTIEVAPLAYMRGRTLNDSFVVLDEAQNTTPEQMKMFLTRLGFGTRMVVTGDITQVDLPQGTSGLRLVTRILSSVDDIHFAYLTSDDVVRHTLVGRIVDAYSEYDEKRLVAKRERDEAGEFANRAERRAGRTGGPRDHMPRRGRS, encoded by the coding sequence ATGAAGCGAGCCTCGGTGCCTGACGATTCCGACGTCGCCGTCGATCACGTCTACGCGGACGGCGTGGCGATGGTGCAGCTCCTCGGCCCGCAGGACCGGCTGCTGCGTGTCGTGGAGAAGGAGCATCCCGACGTGGACGTGCACGTGCGCGGGAACGAGATCACGCTCACCGGGCCCCGCGAGGCGGTCGCTCGCGCGCGCTCCCTCGTGGACGAGCTCCTGGCGATGACCAAGGCGGGACACGGTCTCGACCCCACCGACGTCTCCAGCTCCAGCCGCATCCTGCGCAGCAGCGCCGAGGCCGGTGGCGGTCCGCGCCCCTCCGAGGTGCTCGGGGAGGCGATCCTCTCTTCGCGCGGCAAGGTCATCCGGCCCAAGACGCTCGGCCAGAAGGCGTATGTGGACGCCATCGACGAGAGCACCATCGTCTTCGGGATCGGGCCGGCCGGTACGGGGAAGACGTATCTCGCGATGGCCAAGGCAGTCCAGGCGCTCCAGCGCAAAGAGGTCAGCCGCATCATCCTCACCCGGCCCGCCGTCGAAGCCGGCGAGCGGCTCGGGTTCCTTCCCGGCACGCTCACCGACAAGATCGACCCCTACCTGCGACCGCTCTACGACGCCCTCAACGAGATGATCGACCCCGAGATCGTGCCGAAGCTCATGGCAACGGGCACGATCGAGGTCGCACCGCTGGCCTACATGCGCGGGCGCACGCTCAACGATTCGTTCGTCGTGCTCGACGAGGCGCAGAACACCACGCCCGAGCAGATGAAGATGTTCCTCACGCGTCTGGGCTTCGGCACGCGGATGGTCGTCACCGGCGACATCACGCAGGTCGACCTGCCCCAGGGCACGTCCGGTCTGCGCCTGGTCACCCGCATCCTCTCCAGCGTCGACGACATCCACTTCGCCTACCTCACGAGCGACGACGTGGTGCGGCACACACTCGTCGGCCGCATCGTCGACGCGTACAGCGAGTACGACGAGAAGCGCCTGGTCGCCAAGCGCGAGCGCGACGAGGCCGGCGAGTTCGCCAATCGCGCCGAGCGCCGCGCCGGCCGCACCGGCGGGCCGCGCGACCACATGCCGAGGCGAGGCCGATCATGA
- a CDS encoding HIT domain-containing protein: MSEPSIFTRILEGEIPGEIIAETENAFVIRDIAPKAPVHLLVIPKSSEYRNVVELAAGDPSLLAEIVGLANSVAAEHAGGDFRLVFNTGPKAGQTVFHVHAHVLGGDLDEASLGA, from the coding sequence ATGAGCGAACCATCGATCTTCACGCGCATCCTCGAGGGCGAAATCCCCGGCGAGATCATCGCGGAGACCGAGAACGCCTTCGTCATCCGCGACATCGCACCCAAGGCTCCCGTCCACCTGCTGGTGATCCCCAAGTCGAGCGAGTACCGCAACGTCGTCGAACTGGCCGCCGGTGACCCGAGCCTCCTCGCCGAGATCGTGGGCCTTGCCAACAGCGTCGCGGCCGAGCACGCGGGGGGCGACTTCCGCCTCGTGTTCAACACCGGACCCAAGGCGGGGCAGACCGTCTTCCATGTCCACGCGCATGTGCTCGGCGGCGACCTGGATGAAGCGAGCCTCGGTGCCTGA
- a CDS encoding 16S rRNA (uracil(1498)-N(3))-methyltransferase → MALHFLADTASTAQPGDDVVLSGAEAHHAANVRRLRAGETVTVGDGRGVWLEGAATQVSAREVVVRVATRTTVDAPTPQLILVQALAKGDRDELAVQAATELGVDRIIPWQAERSVSRWDGKADKALARWRTIVREAAKQAHRAWLPEVAEPVDTAGLTRLMPGVRMLVLEPSATQPLTALDLGADSRGIALVVGPEGGVSPNELSALSTAGAEPVRLGTTVLRTSTAGAAALSVANVALGRW, encoded by the coding sequence GTGGCGCTGCACTTCCTCGCCGACACCGCGTCCACCGCGCAGCCCGGCGATGACGTGGTGCTCAGCGGAGCCGAGGCACACCACGCCGCGAACGTCCGGCGCCTGCGTGCGGGGGAGACGGTGACCGTGGGCGACGGCCGCGGAGTGTGGCTGGAGGGTGCAGCGACGCAGGTGTCTGCGCGGGAGGTGGTCGTGCGCGTCGCGACGCGCACGACGGTGGATGCGCCCACCCCGCAGCTGATCCTCGTGCAGGCCCTCGCGAAGGGTGACCGCGACGAGCTCGCGGTGCAGGCGGCCACCGAGCTCGGCGTCGACCGCATCATCCCGTGGCAGGCCGAGCGCAGCGTGTCTCGCTGGGACGGCAAGGCCGACAAGGCCCTCGCCCGCTGGCGCACCATCGTGCGGGAGGCCGCCAAGCAGGCCCACCGCGCGTGGCTGCCCGAAGTGGCGGAGCCCGTCGACACCGCCGGGCTCACGCGGCTGATGCCGGGGGTTCGGATGCTGGTGCTCGAGCCGTCGGCGACACAGCCGCTGACCGCTTTGGACCTCGGCGCCGATTCCCGCGGAATCGCTCTCGTGGTCGGTCCCGAAGGCGGTGTGTCGCCGAACGAGCTGTCGGCGCTGTCGACCGCCGGCGCGGAGCCGGTGCGCCTCGGGACGACGGTGCTTCGGACCTCGACCGCGGGCGCGGCGGCCCTGTCGGTCGCCAACGTCGCGCTCGGCCGCTGGTGA
- the dnaJ gene encoding molecular chaperone DnaJ → MADHYEVLGVARDASPDEIKRAYRRLARELHPDVNPGEDAAERFKLVTHAYDVLSDPDQRRRYDMGGDSNPFAGAGGAAGFGGFSDIFETFFGGAGGGRAGRPRSRRERGQDALVRVNLELGDIVFGTHRDLEVDTAVLCETCQGSCCQPGTSEVTCDICHGSGNVQRTVRSLLGNVVTSQPCTTCQGYGTTIPYPCATCQGQGRVRARRTVSVDIPAGVETGLRLQLPGSGEVGPAGGPNGDLYLEIHVAAHEVFSREGDDLLATLEVSMPDAILGTETTIEALDGEVELEVRPGVQSGDVLTIKGRGITPLRGTQRGDLRVGVHVVTPTRLDGKERALIEEFARRTKAPGPHLAEFHQGLFAKLRDRFRNG, encoded by the coding sequence GTGGCTGACCATTACGAGGTCCTTGGCGTCGCGCGCGACGCGTCACCCGACGAGATCAAGCGTGCGTACCGGCGACTGGCACGAGAACTGCATCCCGACGTCAATCCCGGCGAGGATGCGGCGGAGCGCTTCAAGCTCGTCACGCACGCGTACGACGTGCTCAGCGACCCGGATCAGCGCCGCCGGTACGACATGGGCGGCGACTCGAATCCGTTCGCCGGCGCGGGAGGGGCCGCAGGCTTCGGCGGCTTCAGCGACATCTTCGAGACCTTCTTCGGCGGTGCCGGCGGCGGGCGCGCCGGGCGTCCCCGGTCGCGGCGCGAGCGCGGGCAGGATGCGCTGGTGCGCGTCAACCTGGAGCTCGGCGACATCGTGTTCGGCACGCACCGCGACCTCGAGGTCGACACCGCCGTGCTGTGCGAGACGTGTCAGGGCTCGTGCTGCCAGCCCGGCACGTCCGAGGTGACGTGCGACATCTGCCACGGCAGCGGCAACGTCCAGCGCACCGTGCGGAGTCTCCTCGGCAACGTCGTGACGTCCCAGCCGTGCACCACGTGCCAGGGCTACGGGACGACCATCCCGTACCCGTGCGCGACCTGCCAGGGCCAGGGCCGCGTCCGCGCGCGCCGCACCGTGTCGGTGGACATCCCCGCCGGCGTGGAGACCGGCCTTCGCCTCCAGCTCCCCGGCTCGGGCGAGGTCGGCCCCGCGGGCGGCCCGAACGGCGACCTGTACCTGGAGATCCACGTCGCCGCGCACGAGGTGTTCAGCCGCGAGGGCGATGACCTGCTGGCGACCCTGGAGGTGTCGATGCCCGACGCCATCCTGGGCACCGAGACGACGATCGAGGCTCTGGACGGCGAGGTGGAGCTGGAGGTGCGTCCCGGTGTGCAGTCCGGTGACGTCCTGACCATCAAGGGCCGCGGCATCACGCCGCTGCGCGGCACGCAGCGCGGAGACCTGCGGGTGGGCGTGCATGTGGTGACCCCCACCCGCCTGGACGGCAAGGAGCGGGCCCTCATCGAGGAGTTCGCCCGCCGCACGAAGGCGCCGGGGCCGCACCTGGCGGAGTTCCATCAGGGGCTGTTCGCGAAGCTGCGCGACCGGTTCCGGAACGGCTGA